ATCGCTGGCTGGAACAGGTGGACCTGAGCCGCGGCACGACGCCCAAGGCGCGCCCGGTGAAGATCTTCTACATCACGCAGGCCAAGGCCTCGCCGCCGACGTTCCTGATCTTCACTAACCAGAAGACGCCGCTGCACTTCAGCTACGAGCGCTTCCTGGAGAACCAGCTGCGCGCGACGTTCGATTTCCTCGGCACGCCGGTGCGCTTCGTGCAGCGCATGCGCAAGCGCGACAAGAGAGACTCCGGCTGAAACGGCTGCGCGTTGACAGGCTGCGGATTTGGAATAGGATGAAGGGGTCCCCGCGGCAGCGTTTCCCATGGCCAACAACGGACAAGCCGCACAACCCGCGTCCGAGAACGAGCTCTATCGCATCGGCGAAGTGAGCCGCCTGACGGAAATCAAGCCCTTCGTCCTGCGCTACTGGGAAACGGAGTTTCCCATGCTGCAGCCGGTGAAAAGCCCGCGCGGCCACCGCCTCTATCGGCGGCACGATGTTGAGATGGTGCGGAGGATCAAGCGCCTGCTCTACGACGAGGGCTTCACCATTGCCGGGGCGCGGCGGCATCTGCGCGAGCAGAATGGCCACGGCGGAGGGGAAAGCGGCGGCGAAGCGGACGGGCCGCCGCAGATGCTGAGCCGGAAGATGCTGCTGGACCTCCGGGACACGCTGCGGGCTTTCTTGACGCTGCTGGAACGGCGGTGATAGCCTAGATTTGCCCGGTTGGAGAACGTCTTCGGACGTACCTGGCTCCAGCCGCTGCAGCGGTCGGGACGTAGCGCAGCCTGGTAGCGCGCACGCTTGGGGTGCGTGAGGTCGCTGGTTCAAATCCAGTCGTCCCGACCATTCTTTTCTATGAGTGACCGCAAAGCGGTCAAATTACTTGTGACCGCGAAGCGGTCAACTTCTTTCGGAAACGCCACCCGCGCAGCATCTGCCCCGCTGGACCAAGTTCGCGTAAACTGGATCTGTCGTGCTGGATGTATCTCCGGATCTGTTTGTGATGACCACGAAGACGCCGCACATACTGCTGACGAACGACGATGGGATCGAGGCCGCCGGACTGCGCGCGCTGGCCGCGGCTCTGGAAGGCTGGGCCACCGTCAGCATCGTGGCGCCTAGCCGGGAGCAAAGCGGTGCGGCGCAGTCGCTGACGCTGCGCACCCCCATCATCTGCCACCCGGTGGCCCCGCGGCAGTGGGCCATCGACGGCACGCCGGCGGACTGCGTGATCGTGGCGCTGCACAAGCTGCTCTCCGAGCCGCCGGACCTGGTGCTCTCGGGGATCAACTTCGGCGCGAACCTCGGGGAAAACGCCTACTACTCCGGAACGGTGGGAGCGGCGCGCGAAGCAGCGCTGCACCACATCCCCTCCTGCGCGATGTCGTTGTGTTCCAAAAGCCCCGCGGTGAGCTTCGACGGCGCGGCGCGCCTGGCGCGCACCATGGCCGAGCTGATCCTGCGCGAGGGCCTGCCCGACCAGGTGCTGCTCAACGTGAACGTGCCGCAACCGTGGGACGGCGCGGTGAAGTTCACGCGGCAGTCGCGGAAGATCACGCGCAACCAGTTGAAGGAAGGCCAGGACCCCAAGGGGCGCACGTATTACTGGCTGTTCGAGCAGAAGATCGACAAGGATTTCGAGCCGGACACGGACTACGCCGCGATCTCCGCGCGCGCCGCATCCGTCACCCCGCTGCACCTCGACCCCACACACGGCGAGTCGCTCAGCGATCTCTCGCGCTGGAC
This is a stretch of genomic DNA from Terriglobia bacterium. It encodes these proteins:
- a CDS encoding MerR family transcriptional regulator; translation: MANNGQAAQPASENELYRIGEVSRLTEIKPFVLRYWETEFPMLQPVKSPRGHRLYRRHDVEMVRRIKRLLYDEGFTIAGARRHLREQNGHGGGESGGEADGPPQMLSRKMLLDLRDTLRAFLTLLERR
- the surE gene encoding 5'/3'-nucleotidase SurE, translated to MTTKTPHILLTNDDGIEAAGLRALAAALEGWATVSIVAPSREQSGAAQSLTLRTPIICHPVAPRQWAIDGTPADCVIVALHKLLSEPPDLVLSGINFGANLGENAYYSGTVGAAREAALHHIPSCAMSLCSKSPAVSFDGAARLARTMAELILREGLPDQVLLNVNVPQPWDGAVKFTRQSRKITRNQLKEGQDPKGRTYYWLFEQKIDKDFEPDTDYAAISARAASVTPLHLDPTHGESLSDLSRWTEALQGAFR